The following are from one region of the Chryseobacterium shigense genome:
- a CDS encoding FixH family protein: MKNFSWGHGVVIALFAFIAFILSMLFLFPNGQKNSEMVTDNYYEEELKYQDVIDAKKRADNLQEKPVYSQEKSGIKITFPKDYNNSNTTVKFVLNRTDDQNLDIKKSVQLDAAQSFFIPGQLLKVGNYTLRLMWTKDKTDYRMDYDVIWK, translated from the coding sequence ATGAAAAACTTTAGTTGGGGACACGGTGTTGTAATTGCATTATTTGCATTCATTGCTTTTATTTTATCCATGTTATTCCTTTTCCCGAACGGGCAGAAGAATTCAGAAATGGTAACCGATAATTATTATGAAGAGGAACTTAAGTACCAGGATGTAATTGATGCTAAAAAAAGAGCGGACAATCTTCAGGAAAAACCGGTATACAGCCAGGAAAAAAGCGGAATTAAAATCACCTTTCCGAAAGATTACAATAACTCAAATACTACGGTAAAATTTGTTTTAAACAGAACCGACGACCAGAATTTAGACATAAAAAAATCTGTACAGCTGGATGCTGCCCAGTCATTCTTTATACCCGGGCAGTTATTAAAAGTAGGAAACTATACTTTGAGACTGATGTGGACGAAAGACAAAACAGATTATAGAATGGATTATGATGTGATATGGAAATAG
- a CDS encoding sulfite exporter TauE/SafE family protein — translation MEIGLILSAIALGFASGFHCIGMCGPIALSMGLTKKQATNFYLQNLTYQFGRIFTYSLLGAILGIVGEGFEMAGFQQYLTIIAGVLLIIMALFSFGGKDFASKIPFLSGFLFSVKSNLGKLLQKADYRSRFTTGVLNGFLPCGMVYMALTASLAAGGIWQGASYMALFGLGTLPFMFAVVLAGNLMNQAFRIKILKAVPVIMIILGGLFILRGLELGIPYISPRAEAMTISKDHNANCHIEGHDHGSANCH, via the coding sequence ATGGAAATAGGACTTATTTTATCGGCTATTGCTTTGGGCTTCGCTTCCGGTTTTCATTGTATCGGAATGTGCGGACCTATTGCCTTATCGATGGGATTGACTAAAAAACAGGCCACCAACTTCTATCTTCAGAATCTCACCTACCAGTTCGGCAGAATCTTTACCTATTCTTTATTAGGCGCCATTCTGGGAATTGTAGGAGAAGGTTTTGAAATGGCAGGGTTCCAACAGTACCTGACAATCATTGCGGGAGTCCTTCTGATTATCATGGCCCTGTTTTCATTTGGCGGAAAGGATTTTGCCTCTAAAATTCCCTTTCTTTCCGGATTTCTTTTTTCTGTAAAATCAAACTTAGGGAAATTACTTCAGAAAGCAGATTACCGGTCAAGGTTTACAACCGGGGTCCTTAACGGTTTTCTTCCATGCGGAATGGTTTACATGGCACTTACAGCCAGCCTGGCAGCCGGAGGAATATGGCAGGGAGCATCATATATGGCCTTATTCGGGTTGGGAACACTTCCATTCATGTTTGCGGTAGTTTTGGCCGGGAATCTCATGAATCAGGCTTTCAGAATTAAAATCCTAAAAGCTGTTCCTGTTATTATGATCATTTTAGGCGGATTATTTATTCTGAGAGGCCTTGAACTGGGAATCCCATACATTTCACCAAGGGCCGAAGCAATGACCATATCCAAAGATCATAATGCCAACTGTCACATTGAAGGGCATGATCACGGTTCAGCCAACTGTCATTAA
- the ccoG gene encoding cytochrome c oxidase accessory protein CcoG, protein MSDIEEIEVRGGQGQVLDPETYRDSIGTMEQSGKRKWVFPRKPKGKYTNYRNIVSYILLIIYFTVPFLKINGNPFFLFNVIDREFYIFGQPFYPQDFFILTLGAIASLIFIIIFTIAFGRIFCGWICPQTIFMESIFRKIEYLIEGDRNKQMKLDRQEWNSEKIWKRSLKWTVYIIISLIITHFMLMYIVGYKEIFRIISEGPFAHPTNFIIMVLFTAAFYFVFAWFREQVCTLVCPYGRLQGVLIDKDTINVFYDFKRGENRSKWRKGEDRKAAGKGDCIDCHQCVVVCPTGIDIRDGQQLECVNCTACIDACDEVMEKVGLPKGLIRYASENEIENQTQFKFTGRMKGFAVVLVLLVGFLGFLLYSRGEMEAKFIKPAGSTFFVRDGRITNTYNYTFLNKTNDKKIVTIKVLEPAHGEIIYSASSKIEVDRDKISKGTINISFPEDDMKLSKQNITIGVYDMKGKLVDSYQTYFEGPFKLQF, encoded by the coding sequence ATGTCAGACATAGAAGAAATAGAAGTACGCGGCGGACAGGGACAGGTTCTGGACCCTGAGACTTACAGAGATTCTATAGGGACAATGGAGCAATCCGGAAAAAGAAAATGGGTATTCCCAAGAAAGCCAAAAGGGAAATACACCAACTATAGAAACATTGTAAGCTATATTTTATTAATCATTTATTTTACAGTGCCATTTCTCAAGATCAATGGTAACCCTTTCTTTTTATTTAATGTTATTGATAGAGAGTTCTATATTTTCGGACAGCCTTTCTATCCACAGGACTTTTTTATCCTTACTTTAGGTGCCATCGCATCTTTAATATTTATCATCATTTTTACGATTGCGTTCGGAAGAATTTTCTGCGGGTGGATATGTCCTCAGACAATTTTTATGGAATCTATCTTCCGTAAAATTGAATATCTTATTGAAGGTGACCGGAACAAACAGATGAAACTGGACAGACAGGAGTGGAACAGCGAGAAAATCTGGAAACGAAGCTTAAAATGGACAGTTTATATCATTATTTCATTAATAATCACCCACTTTATGCTTATGTATATCGTTGGGTATAAAGAAATATTCAGAATCATCTCGGAAGGGCCGTTTGCCCATCCTACCAATTTTATCATAATGGTTCTTTTTACCGCTGCATTTTATTTTGTATTTGCATGGTTCAGAGAACAGGTTTGTACATTGGTTTGCCCATACGGAAGACTGCAAGGAGTTTTAATCGATAAAGATACCATCAACGTTTTCTACGATTTCAAAAGAGGGGAAAACAGATCTAAATGGAGAAAAGGTGAAGACCGTAAAGCAGCCGGAAAAGGAGACTGTATAGATTGCCATCAATGCGTGGTAGTTTGTCCTACAGGAATTGATATCAGGGACGGACAGCAGCTTGAATGCGTGAACTGTACAGCATGTATTGACGCCTGTGACGAAGTAATGGAAAAAGTAGGCCTTCCAAAAGGGCTTATCAGATACGCTTCCGAAAATGAAATTGAAAACCAGACTCAGTTCAAATTCACGGGAAGAATGAAAGGCTTTGCCGTTGTTCTGGTATTGCTGGTAGGATTCTTAGGATTCCTTCTTTACAGTCGTGGTGAAATGGAAGCAAAATTCATTAAACCGGCAGGAAGCACATTCTTTGTAAGAGACGGCAGAATTACCAATACCTACAATTATACATTCCTGAACAAAACCAACGATAAGAAGATCGTTACCATAAAAGTTCTTGAACCTGCTCATGGCGAGATCATCTACAGTGCATCCAGCAAGATTGAGGTAGACAGGGATAAAATTTCCAAAGGAACCATCAACATCAGCTTCCCGGAAGATGATATGAAACTTTCAAAACAGAATATAACCATCGGAGTTTACGACATGAAAGGTAAGCTTGTAGATTCTTACCAGACCTACTTCGAAGGGCCATTCAAACTGCAATTTTAA